A region of Granulicella aggregans DNA encodes the following proteins:
- the rpsP gene encoding 30S ribosomal protein S16: MIRLARVGARKQPHYRIVVIEKDRARNGRSVEVVGTYNPRTNPASVSLKHDRIAYWTGNGAQLSETVGKILSKNPAVSEAATVA; the protein is encoded by the coding sequence ATGATCCGTCTGGCGCGCGTTGGCGCGCGCAAGCAGCCCCACTACCGCATCGTTGTAATCGAAAAAGACCGCGCCCGCAATGGCCGCTCCGTGGAAGTCGTTGGAACGTACAATCCGCGCACCAACCCCGCCAGTGTCTCGCTCAAGCATGACCGCATCGCATACTGGACTGGCAACGGCGCGCAACTCTCCGAGACCGTAGGAAAGATCCTCAGCAAGAATCCCGCCGTGTCTGAAGCTGCAACAGTGGCCTAG
- a CDS encoding KH domain-containing protein gives MLQPDLPLTPEASRRIQELVSGLAKALVDDPEAVSVEVIPEAASTVLRLRVASTDIGKVIGKQGRTARSIRTILSAASMKMQHRFSLDIVEEGIAKSANPDSSGTQQA, from the coding sequence ATGCTTCAACCGGATCTACCACTCACCCCTGAAGCCTCTCGCAGGATTCAGGAACTTGTCTCGGGATTGGCGAAGGCTCTCGTCGACGATCCCGAAGCTGTAAGCGTAGAGGTCATTCCGGAGGCAGCCTCAACTGTCCTCCGCCTCCGCGTCGCCTCCACCGACATCGGTAAAGTGATCGGCAAGCAAGGCCGTACCGCTCGCTCTATCCGAACCATCCTGAGTGCTGCCAGCATGAAGATGCAGCACAGGTTCTCTCTCGACATCGTCGAAGAGGGTATCGCAAAATCAGCAAACCCGGACTCCAGTGGCACGCAACAGGCCTGA
- the rimM gene encoding ribosome maturation factor RimM (Essential for efficient processing of 16S rRNA), with the protein MARNRPDSLKVIVKPGDPHRDPHFSTPEPASSQNSDQTTQDPQWIVLAHLLRPQGRKGEVLADLLTDFPEQFSSSPRVFLAPEHFTGTESQARVAEVRDFWLPVGKNSGRIVLHLAGIDSINQAEALGGLDVIVPASELPELEDDAEYISDLVGCTLFDHANPEVTLALGAVTDVHFTTTPDGCRRLEEAAPLLVVETPSGDEILVPFVKAFLISVDTDAKRIDMNLPAGLADSQKS; encoded by the coding sequence GTGGCACGCAACAGGCCTGATTCACTGAAGGTCATCGTTAAGCCCGGAGATCCACACAGAGACCCGCACTTCTCTACACCGGAACCTGCCTCGTCTCAAAATAGTGATCAGACGACGCAGGATCCTCAGTGGATCGTTCTCGCACATCTCCTGCGCCCGCAAGGCCGAAAAGGCGAAGTTCTCGCGGATCTACTCACCGACTTCCCCGAGCAATTCTCATCCTCTCCGCGCGTCTTCCTCGCCCCCGAACACTTTACCGGCACCGAATCGCAGGCCCGCGTTGCGGAAGTTCGTGACTTCTGGCTCCCTGTCGGCAAGAACAGCGGCCGCATCGTCCTTCATCTGGCTGGCATCGATTCCATCAACCAGGCTGAGGCCCTTGGCGGTCTCGACGTTATTGTCCCAGCCTCCGAGCTCCCCGAACTCGAGGACGACGCCGAGTACATCAGCGACCTGGTGGGCTGCACCCTCTTTGACCATGCCAACCCCGAGGTGACTCTTGCGCTCGGAGCGGTTACCGATGTCCACTTCACGACTACTCCGGACGGCTGTCGCCGACTCGAAGAAGCGGCTCCGCTTCTGGTCGTCGAAACGCCCTCCGGCGACGAGATTCTCGTCCCTTTCGTCAAAGCCTTCCTCATCTCGGTGGACACCGATGCCAAGCGTATCGACATGAACCTTCCCGCCGGCCTTGCGGATAGCCAAAAGAGCTGA
- the uxaC gene encoding glucuronate isomerase, translating to MLDKDRLFPAESGSARRMAQALYETVKDLPIISPHGHTDPRWFAENRPFPDPSALFIQPDHYVFRMLYSQGVSLESLGVPQQGTNPGQAIAVDPREVWRIFARHYYLFRGTPTRLWLDHSFETLFGLTERLSEQNADTFYDEIAAKLVTPEFLPRALYERFGIEVLATTDAAVDSLEHHRAIRESGWKGRVLPTFRPDAVIDAEYAGFRANLEALGELTGEDVSGWDGYLKALRSRRQFFIANGATATDHGHLTAMTADLSPAEASRLYERVYEGRLNAGDVELFQAQMLTEMAGMSVEDGLVMQLHPGSIRNHNLKVYERFGRDKGADIPSPTEYVRSLRPLLTKYGNDPRLTLIVFTLDETSYSRELAPLAGHYPALRLGPPWWFHDSPEGMMRFREQATETAGFYNTVGFNDDTRAFLSIPARHDVARRVDCSFLGRLVAEGRLDEDEAFEVAKELTVGLVKRGYKL from the coding sequence ATGCTCGACAAAGACAGATTATTTCCGGCAGAGAGCGGCTCCGCGCGACGCATGGCGCAAGCGCTGTATGAGACGGTGAAGGACCTGCCGATCATCAGCCCACATGGCCATACTGATCCAAGGTGGTTTGCAGAAAACAGGCCGTTTCCCGACCCTTCGGCGCTGTTCATTCAGCCTGACCACTATGTGTTCAGAATGCTGTATTCCCAGGGCGTGAGCCTGGAATCGCTTGGCGTACCGCAGCAGGGGACAAACCCGGGACAGGCGATCGCGGTGGATCCAAGAGAGGTATGGCGGATCTTTGCGCGGCACTACTATTTGTTTCGCGGGACGCCGACACGGCTTTGGTTGGACCACTCGTTTGAGACGCTCTTTGGGCTCACTGAGCGGCTATCCGAGCAGAATGCGGACACGTTTTATGACGAGATCGCCGCGAAGCTGGTAACTCCGGAGTTCCTGCCAAGGGCGCTATACGAGCGGTTCGGGATCGAGGTGTTGGCGACTACAGACGCGGCGGTGGACTCGCTGGAGCATCACAGGGCGATCCGCGAGTCGGGGTGGAAGGGCCGGGTGCTGCCTACGTTCCGGCCGGATGCGGTGATCGATGCGGAATATGCAGGGTTTCGAGCGAACCTGGAGGCGTTGGGGGAGCTTACCGGCGAGGATGTCTCCGGGTGGGATGGGTATTTGAAGGCCCTGCGGAGCCGGCGGCAGTTCTTCATAGCAAACGGCGCGACGGCGACGGACCACGGGCACCTGACGGCGATGACCGCAGACCTTTCGCCCGCAGAGGCTTCGCGGCTTTATGAGCGAGTCTACGAGGGACGGTTGAACGCGGGCGATGTCGAGCTTTTCCAGGCGCAGATGCTGACCGAGATGGCGGGCATGAGCGTTGAGGATGGGCTGGTGATGCAGCTACATCCAGGGTCAATCCGCAACCACAACTTGAAGGTTTATGAGAGATTCGGGCGGGACAAGGGAGCGGATATTCCATCGCCGACCGAGTATGTGAGAAGCCTGCGGCCGCTGCTGACGAAGTATGGGAACGATCCACGGTTGACGTTGATTGTGTTTACGCTCGATGAGACATCCTACAGCCGGGAGCTTGCGCCGCTGGCTGGGCATTATCCGGCGTTGCGTCTGGGGCCGCCGTGGTGGTTTCACGACTCGCCTGAGGGGATGATGCGTTTTCGCGAGCAGGCGACGGAGACAGCGGGTTTTTATAACACGGTGGGGTTCAACGACGACACACGGGCGTTCCTGTCGATCCCGGCACGGCATGATGTGGCGCGGAGGGTGGACTGCTCGTTTCTCGGTAGGCTGGTAGCCGAGGGGCGACTGGATGAGGATGAAGCGTTCGAAGTGGCGAAGGAGTTGACCGTCGGGCTGGTGAAGCGCGGGTACAAGTTGTAG
- a CDS encoding CRTAC1 family protein, with product MPGNFVDTTATSGVNFEGVASHTSKKYLMETMGSGVALFDYDNDGLLDVFFVNGAPLSDPTAKGTIPAKTGPKDWNRLFHQKKDGTFEDVTEKAGLQGVGYGMGVAVGDFDNDGFDDLYVTAYGGNKLYRNNGNGTFTDVTESSGTGGSGWSTSAAWVDLDNDGLLDLVVLRYVKWDFDDVWCGEHREGYRSYCHPDIFPAIAPLVYHNDGKGKFTEVSAKTGISVPGKGLGIAIADFDRDGKVDIAVANDSMLEFLYRNKGDGTFEETGLTSEIAVDGDGRTYAGMGIDFADYNNDGLPDLIMTNLANQKYAIYKNNGDSSFTYDTYMSGIAAMTLLHSGWSAYFVDYDNDGLKDLLIAQGHDVDTVELTSPQIHYKEPMLLARNTGKGFVDVSSVSGPVFKQPWVGRGMAVGDLDNDGRIDAVVTTNGGAAHILHNETVTANHWLTISLVGHKSNRDGIGAEIEVTGSKYKQLVTVSTAGGYLSSKDKRAHFGLGTDTVVKQVEVRWPSGRVQKLQDVKADQVLKIEEPQ from the coding sequence GTGCCCGGGAACTTTGTCGATACGACGGCGACAAGCGGAGTGAACTTCGAGGGCGTCGCTTCGCATACCTCGAAGAAGTACTTGATGGAGACGATGGGCTCTGGGGTAGCACTGTTTGACTACGACAACGACGGGCTGTTGGATGTCTTCTTTGTAAACGGGGCTCCGCTGAGCGATCCGACGGCGAAGGGAACCATTCCGGCGAAGACAGGGCCAAAGGACTGGAACCGTCTCTTCCACCAGAAGAAGGATGGGACGTTCGAAGACGTGACCGAGAAGGCCGGATTGCAGGGCGTCGGATATGGGATGGGAGTCGCCGTGGGCGACTTCGATAACGATGGCTTCGATGATCTTTATGTCACGGCTTATGGTGGCAATAAGCTCTACCGGAACAATGGGAATGGGACGTTTACCGATGTGACGGAGTCTTCCGGGACGGGCGGGAGTGGGTGGTCCACGTCTGCGGCGTGGGTGGACCTGGATAACGACGGGCTGCTGGACCTGGTGGTACTGCGCTATGTGAAGTGGGACTTCGACGATGTGTGGTGCGGAGAGCACCGCGAAGGGTATCGGTCGTATTGCCATCCGGACATCTTTCCGGCGATCGCTCCGCTGGTCTATCACAACGATGGCAAGGGGAAGTTCACAGAGGTATCGGCGAAGACGGGGATCTCTGTGCCGGGCAAGGGATTGGGGATCGCGATTGCGGACTTCGACCGTGACGGCAAGGTGGATATCGCGGTGGCGAACGACTCCATGCTGGAGTTTCTCTATCGCAACAAGGGCGATGGGACGTTCGAGGAGACGGGACTGACGTCGGAGATTGCGGTGGATGGCGACGGTCGCACCTATGCCGGGATGGGGATTGACTTCGCGGACTACAACAACGACGGGCTGCCGGACCTGATCATGACGAACCTGGCGAACCAGAAGTATGCGATCTACAAGAACAATGGGGATTCGAGCTTTACCTATGACACGTACATGTCGGGGATTGCTGCGATGACGCTGCTGCACTCGGGGTGGAGCGCATACTTTGTGGACTACGACAATGACGGCTTGAAGGACCTGCTGATCGCGCAGGGGCATGACGTGGATACCGTTGAGTTGACTTCGCCGCAGATTCACTACAAGGAGCCAATGCTGCTGGCTCGGAATACGGGCAAGGGATTTGTGGACGTGAGTTCGGTCTCAGGGCCGGTGTTCAAGCAACCGTGGGTGGGGCGTGGAATGGCCGTGGGAGATCTGGATAACGATGGGCGAATTGATGCGGTCGTGACCACGAACGGGGGAGCGGCGCATATTTTGCATAATGAGACGGTGACGGCGAACCATTGGTTGACCATCTCGCTGGTGGGGCACAAGAGTAACCGGGATGGTATTGGAGCCGAGATCGAGGTGACGGGCTCGAAGTACAAGCAGTTGGTGACCGTCAGCACGGCGGGCGGGTATCTGTCGTCGAAGGACAAGCGGGCGCACTTTGGGCTCGGGACGGACACGGTGGTGAAGCAGGTTGAGGTGCGTTGGCCGAGTGGGAGGGTGCAGAAGCTACAGGATGTAAAGGCCGATCAGGTTTTGAAGATTGAGGAGCCGCAGTAG